Genomic window (Pradoshia sp. D12):
ATGGAATATATATGTTACTTTAACATCGAGGTGTATTATGGAAAATTTAGTAAAAGTTGCTCGTGTAAGAGTAGGTTTGACGCAACAGCAATTGGCTGAAGCTGTTGGTATTACAAGGCAAACGGTTAGTCTTATTGAGAAAGGGAAATACAACCCATCATTAAAGCTATGCTTGCAAATTTGCTATACAGTAAATACAAAATTAGATGAAATCTTTTGGATTGAAAAGGAGGATATTGAATGAAAAAGATTACAGATGAGAGGCTTATCTTCAAAAATTTACAAAATATTAAAATAGCTTATACCATACAAACACTTGGTATTCTATGTATACTTGGATACGATTTTTTTCAGGGCGGCCTTGAACAAATGCGTTCAAATCCTTTTTGGTTTTTATTTATATTAACTTCTGTTGTGTCTGCTTATTTATCAATGAGTGTAAGTATCGAACATGAGAAAGA
Coding sequences:
- a CDS encoding helix-turn-helix transcriptional regulator, translating into MENLVKVARVRVGLTQQQLAEAVGITRQTVSLIEKGKYNPSLKLCLQICYTVNTKLDEIFWIEKEDIE